Part of the bacterium genome, ATAAAAATGCCCGCTGTGTCATTCCTGCGAAAGCAGGAATCCAAAGTTGTCTGAGTATGGATTCCCGCTTACGCGGGAATGACAAAAAAGAAACATTTCCAGGAGAAACTTTACCTACAAATATTAACTTGACAAAGCACTAGCCGTCCCGGCGGTGAATATGGCCACAGGCGAGGCCGCCTGGGCTACATTCAAAAAAGGTGAAAAAATGTCTATTTACCTGGAACAAGATGCTGTCCTTTACCGTCTACATCCGGTAACGAAGATTATCTCTCTGGGGTGTCTTTTGGCTCTTTCCTTTACCTTCAATCACCCCCTTTATTTGATTCCTTTAGGACTTGGGATTATTGGGATCGGCTGGGCAGGAAAGAGCCTAAATAATATTCGACGGATCTGGCCATTCCTTATAGGGTTAATCATCTTGATAGCCGTTCTTATCTTCATTTCCGGTATAAGGTTAACTACTATACGCCGGGAGGCGTTCTCTGGACCATCTCTGCTCTATGGCCTGGGAATGGGAATCAGACTGAATATGATAATTCTTTCCGGCCTATTTTTCCTTTCTACGACCAAGGTTGAAGAATTCATCTTTGGCCTGAATAAACTTAGGATTCCATCTAAATTAATCCTTCCCCTTTCCCTGGCCTTTAGACTGATTCCTATCTTCGTCGATAGCGGGGCCACCGTAGTGGCCGCCCAGCAAGCCAGGGGTTTGGATCTGGAAAGCGGCGGCTTAATCAGACGAATGAAGGCTTACCTTGGCCTGATCATACCCATCTTCCTATCTGGTCTCCAAAAAACTAAATATCTGGCTATAGCCTTACAATCAAAGGGATTTGGAGCCAGGGGTAAAAGAACCTTCTATCTTGATTTTAAGATCAGCCGCGCTGATGTCATATCTCTGGGGGTGCTCATAAGCCTCAATCTTGTTTGCCTCTGGCTGCGATTTCAGGGATATGGGATTATCCACTAAAGTAACTACTCAACACGGCCTAAGTTCCTCAACCCTTGAATCCTCGAACCCGGCTGAAACTACCCAGGAACTTTCGCCGAGTTGGACTAGCCGAAACGATGAACGAGGCCTTTTGGCCCTAATCACTCGAGGGCGCATGCCTTTTTATTTTACTGATGTAGTCAATGATCGGCCGCTCATATTCTTGCGTCATTAAAGATGAGGAGACCATAAAGTCAGCGCTGGCTCGGTTGCAGGCCACCGGGATGTTGTAGAGGACTGCAATTCTAAGAAGGGCCTTGACATCCGGATCATGCGGATGTGACTCAAGGGGGTCCCAAAAGAAAATGAGAAAGTCGATTTCTCCTTCGGCTATCCTTGATCCAATCTGCTGATCCCCGCCTAAAGGCCCGCTTTTTAAAGTGGTAATCTCAAGCCCAATCTCTTTAGAGATGAGATCTCCTGTTGTCTTGGTCCCCAAAAGTATATGTCTGCCAAGCAGATCCTTATTGAACTTCACCCATTCCAGGATATCTTCTTTGCGGGCATTATGGGCGATTAAGGCAATCCTCTTTCTGGCTGCCATTTTTAACTTCTCGTAAGCCATAGACCTTTCCTCGTATCTTTTCAATATTAGAGTTAAGAGTTGAGAGTAAAGAGGTCTCTTCTCTCTTTCTCTTCTCTCAACTCTTATCCACTAATTGCCCCGATTTAGAGGATACCATCCCTCTATACATAGACAAAGAGGCCTATTTCAGACAATCCTCTTGCCAGCAGCAGTCTGTCTGATCACAGCGGCCCTCTGTGGCTGTTCCAAAACAATCAAAATTACCCTCTGTCCTTTGAATCTGTCTGATAAGCTCTTCCTTTTTCATTCTGCCCGGCTTTATTCCGAGCTCTTCTGCCTTTGCCTTGACCTCGGCCATTTTCATACACCTAAACCTCCTTTTGTAATTACTTAAGTTAAGCTGCCCCTCTTACGGCTGGGCAGCCGCTTCTAATGATTTTCTGTAAGATCTCCTTTACCATCCGGCAGACGCTGAATTGCGGCGCCGGGCCTTTTATCGCTTCTTTCATCACCTCCTCAAGGCCGGGTATCCTTCAGGCAGGAAATCTCATTCATCACTGCCTCCCTCTCCTGCCTCAGATGAATCCTGCCGCTTCCATGTCTAATCACGAATCCATGACATATCCTAGCCGTGCCTGGCGATATACTCCTTGGACTCAATAAGCTTATTGCGGACAAACTGTTTGGCTGAGCCATTAGCGCCAGCCTCCTCCTGGACAGTTTAGAACAAGCTCTTAGTATACCACAATCACTTTACCAATTCAACTATTTTTTTTAATATCAAGAGTGATGATCCGGCAAAAATTTGACTTTTTGCCTAACCATCAAGTAACATATTAAAATTGATGTAACCGTTCACCTCACCACGGAGACACAAAGACACTGAGAAAAATCTAAAGGACAAATCTCTTAATTCCATCTTTCAAAACAGGTATTAAGTGCTTTTTTCTAAAATCATTCTCCGTGTCTCTGTGTCTCTGTGTCTCTGTGGTGAACGATTACAAATTGATTAAAAAACCAGCCTCCTTTTTACCACAAAGAAATTCATCAATAATTTCCCCTTCGTGTCTTCATGCCTTGGTGGCTGAATGGGTACCATT contains:
- a CDS encoding energy-coupling factor transporter transmembrane component T; protein product: MSIYLEQDAVLYRLHPVTKIISLGCLLALSFTFNHPLYLIPLGLGIIGIGWAGKSLNNIRRIWPFLIGLIILIAVLIFISGIRLTTIRREAFSGPSLLYGLGMGIRLNMIILSGLFFLSTTKVEEFIFGLNKLRIPSKLILPLSLAFRLIPIFVDSGATVVAAQQARGLDLESGGLIRRMKAYLGLIIPIFLSGLQKTKYLAIALQSKGFGARGKRTFYLDFKISRADVISLGVLISLNLVCLWLRFQGYGIIH
- a CDS encoding methylglyoxal synthase, producing MAYEKLKMAARKRIALIAHNARKEDILEWVKFNKDLLGRHILLGTKTTGDLISKEIGLEITTLKSGPLGGDQQIGSRIAEGEIDFLIFFWDPLESHPHDPDVKALLRIAVLYNIPVACNRASADFMVSSSLMTQEYERPIIDYISKIKRHAPSSD
- a CDS encoding Rho termination factor N-terminal domain-containing protein, with translation MKMAEVKAKAEELGIKPGRMKKEELIRQIQRTEGNFDCFGTATEGRCDQTDCCWQEDCLK